In the Festucalex cinctus isolate MCC-2025b chromosome 10, RoL_Fcin_1.0, whole genome shotgun sequence genome, one interval contains:
- the arhgap39 gene encoding rho GTPase-activating protein 39 isoform X2 — protein sequence MYANLLTGECVWDPPPGVRIKRTGDNQWWELFDPNTSRFYYYNASTQRTVWHRPQGCDIIPLAKLQTLKQHTDAASPRHASAAATSGGASADNSPGRNSGVSREGSTSSSLDQEGTDKQAGKDEAERTSPFRWNTGTKERMLIKVTDREPSFLSHQGNGYSPCDPPTPGALSGGGTAARSRRSSGGGNPAPSEPDAAPPAPYPERRHSPFLKRAELGGSQRRPSADSQPSSPRYAYEPPLYEEPPSEYQPPPIYEEPPSDVHLSDSFYGGGKSPSRKTSVPLYHSPKQSPYGQLVLTRQKCPEKTQSLEYSPVGKEYVKQLVYVEQSSSSPRFKTADRLLRYGTTAGGYGGSYGGSYTLQHSQSLIRDPRLLLDYGGEGGEGGQRLLYEDSISWSSSQTHSLSSSGPFSPGGNRKRKSRKPSLPQELARCGAAADGDFGGTASEAMLAQARLAWEAQQVMKQRSSWDSGQGGGGGGAQSSKDGYESDGAMPPPLPGPVVRAFSEDEALAQSDGHLWKRSTFERLGFPQALLEKSLSMQTSLASPETYLHPSQSEDLGACAQFEASRNARNMMPSASCGVFPEFTLRKPSSETDIENWASKHFNKHTQGLFRRKVSIANMLAWSSEPIKKPMIVTSDRSVKKEAVDIFKLIQTYMGDRRSKVDPLCVALEVVVRGWSNQGLRDELYIQLCRQTTENFRYDSLERGWELMAICLAFFPPTPRFHNYLEGYICRHMDPLNDTKGVAISSYAKHCYRKLTKAALTGAKKGLQKPCLEEIQHARNAIFSPSMFGSSLEEVMALQRERYPDHQLPWVQTRLSEEVLGLNGDQTEGIFRVPGDIDEVNALKLQVDQWKIPTGLEDPHIPASLLKFWYRELEEPLIPHEFYDECVKNYDNAEAAVQVVLGLPHINKLVLCYLIRFLQVFAQPSNVSVTKMDVNNLAMVMAPNCLRCQSDDPRVIFENTRKEMSFIRLLIHTLDTGFMDAIL from the exons ATGTACGCCAACCTGCTGACGGGCGAGTGCGTGTGGGACCCGCCGCCGGGCGTGCGCATCAAGCGCACCGGCGACAACCAGTGGTGGGAGCTGTTCGACCCCAACACCTCGCGCTTCTACTACTACAACGCCTCCACGCAGCGCACCGTCTGGCACCGCCCGCAAGGCTGCGACATCATCCCGCTGGCCAAGCTGCAGACGCTCAAGCAGCACACCGACGCCGCCAGCCCGCGCCACGCCTCTGCCGCCGCCACCAGCGGAGGGGCGTCGGCCGACAACAGCCCCGGACGCAACAGCGGGGTCAGCCGGGAGGGGAGCACCTCGTCCTCCCTGGACCAGGAAGGGACGGACAAGCAGGCCGGGAAAGACGAAGCCGAGCG GACGTCCCCGTTCAGGTGGAACACGGGCACGAAGGAGCGCATGCTGATCAAGGTGACGGACCGCGAGCCCAGCTTCCTGTCCCACCAGGGTAACGGTTACTCCCCGTGCGACCCGCCCACGCCGGGGGCCCTGTCGGGCGGCGGCACGGCCGCGCGCAGCCGGCGTTCCTCCGGGGGCGGCAACCCGGCGCCCTCGGAGCCCGACGCCGCCCCGCCGGCCCCGTATCCGGAGCGCCGGCATTCTCCCTTCCTGAAGCGCGCCGAGCTGGGCGGCTCCCAGCGCCGCCCCTCGGCCGACTCGCAGCCGTCGTCGCCGCGCTACGCCTACGAGCCGCCGCTCTACGAGGAGCCGCCCTCCGAGTACCAGCCGCCGCCCATCTACGAGGAGCCGCCCTCGGACGTCCACCTGTCGGATTCCTTCTACGGCGGCGGCAAGTCGCCCTCCCGCAAGACCTCGGTGCCCCTCTACCACTCGCCCAAGCAGTCCCCTTACGGCCAGCTGGTTCTGACCCGGCAAAAGTGTCCGGAGAAAACGCAGAGTCTGGAGTACAGTCCGGTGGGGAAGGAGTACGTCAAGCAGCTGGTGTACGTGGAGCAGTCGTCCTCAAGCCCTCGCTTCAAGACGGCTGACCGCCTGCTGCGCTACGGCACCACCGCCGGCGGATACGGCGGCTCCTACGGTGGCTCTTACACCCTGCAACACAGCCAGTCTCTGATTAGGGACCCCCGCCTGCTGCTGGACTACGGCGGAGAGGGCGGCGAGGGGGGCCAGCGGTTGCTTTACGAGGACTCCATATCCTGGTCGTCCAGCCAGACTCACTCGCTGTCCTCGTCCGGGCCCTTCTCCCCCGGCGGCAACCGCAAGCGCAAAAGCCGCAAGCCGTCGCTGCCCCAGGAGCTGGCCCGCTGCGGGGCCGCCGCCGATGGCGACTTCGGGGGCACGGCGTCGGAGGCCATGCTGGCGCAGGCCCGGCTGGCGTGGGAGGCGCAGCAGGTGATGAAGCAGCGCAGCAGCTGGGACTCGGGccagggcggcggcggcggcggcgcgcaGAGCTCCAAGGACGGCTACGAGAGCGACGGCGCCATGCCGCCCCCGCTGCCGGGGCCGGTGGTGCGGGCCTTCAGCGAGGACGAGGCGCTGGCGCAGAGCGACGGCCATCTCTGGAAGAGAAGCACCTTCGAGCGCCTGGGATTCCCTCAAGCGCTGCTGGAGAAGAGTCTGTCCATGCAGACCAGCCTGGCCTCGCCCGAGACGTATCTCCACCCATCACAG TCGGAGGATCTGGGAGCCTGCGCCCAGTTTGAGGCCAGTCGCAACGCCAGGAACATGATGCCGAGCGCCAGCTGCGGCGTTTTCCCCGAATTCACCCTAAGGAAGCCGTCCTCCGAGACCGACATCGAGAACTGGGCGTCCAAGCACTTCAACAAACACACGCAG GGTCTGTTCAGGAGGAAGGTGTCCATCGCCAACATGCTGGCGTGGAGCAGCGAGCCCATCAAGAAGCCGATGATCGTCACGTCGGACCGCAGCGTCAAGAAGGAGGCGGTGGACATCTTCAAGCTCATCCAGACCTACATGGGCGATCGCCGCAGCAAAGTCGACCCGCTCTGCGTCGCCCTCGAG GTGGTGGTACGCGGGTGGAGCAACCAGGGCCTGCGTGACGAGCTGTACATCCAGCTGTGCCGGCAGACGACGGAGAACTTCCGCTACGACAGCCTGGAGCGCGGCTGGGAGCTGATGGCCATCTGCCTGGCCTTCTTCCCGCCCACGCCGCGTTTCCACAACTACTTGGAAGGTTACATCTGCAGACACATGGACCCACTCAACGACACCAAGG GAGTGGCTATAAGCAGCTACGCGAAACATTGCTACAGGAAGCTAACCAAGGCAGCGCTCACCGGAGCCAAGAAG GGTCTTCAGAAGCCGTGCCTGGAGGAGATCCAGCACGCCCGCAACGCCATCTTCAGCCCGTCCATGTTCGGCTCCTCCCTGGAGGAGGTCATGGCCCTGCAGAGGGAGCGCTACCCGGACCACCAGCTGCCCTGGGTCCAGACCCGCCTGTCCGAGGAGGTCCTGGGCCTCAACGGGGACCAGACGGAGGGCATCTTCAG GGTTCCGGGAGACATCGATGAGGTGAACGCTCTCAAGCTTCAAGTGGACCAGTGGAAAATCCCCACGGGACTGGAAGACCCTCACATTCCAG CGTCGCTGCTGAAGTTTTGGTACCGCGAGCTGGAGGAGCCGCTCATCCCGCACGAGTTCTACGACGAGTGCGTCAAGAACTACGACAACGCCGAGGCCGCCGTCCAAGTGGTGCTGGGACTGCCGCACATCAACAAACTGGTGCTCTGCTACCTCATACGCTTCCTGCAG GTGTTCGCGCAGCCGTCCAACGTGTCGGTGACCAAGATGGACGTCAACAACCTGGCCATGGTGATGGCGCCCAACTGCCTGCGCTGCCAGTCGGACGACCCGCGCGTCATCTTCGAGAACACGCGCAAGGAGATGTCCTTCATCAGGCTCCTCATACACACGCTGGACACCGGCTTCATGGACGCCATCCTAtaa
- the arhgap39 gene encoding rho GTPase-activating protein 39 isoform X1: MAERLEWVEIIEPRTRERMYANLLTGECVWDPPPGVRIKRTGDNQWWELFDPNTSRFYYYNASTQRTVWHRPQGCDIIPLAKLQTLKQHTDAASPRHASAAATSGGASADNSPGRNSGVSREGSTSSSLDQEGTDKQAGKDEAERTSPFRWNTGTKERMLIKVTDREPSFLSHQGNGYSPCDPPTPGALSGGGTAARSRRSSGGGNPAPSEPDAAPPAPYPERRHSPFLKRAELGGSQRRPSADSQPSSPRYAYEPPLYEEPPSEYQPPPIYEEPPSDVHLSDSFYGGGKSPSRKTSVPLYHSPKQSPYGQLVLTRQKCPEKTQSLEYSPVGKEYVKQLVYVEQSSSSPRFKTADRLLRYGTTAGGYGGSYGGSYTLQHSQSLIRDPRLLLDYGGEGGEGGQRLLYEDSISWSSSQTHSLSSSGPFSPGGNRKRKSRKPSLPQELARCGAAADGDFGGTASEAMLAQARLAWEAQQVMKQRSSWDSGQGGGGGGAQSSKDGYESDGAMPPPLPGPVVRAFSEDEALAQSDGHLWKRSTFERLGFPQALLEKSLSMQTSLASPETYLHPSQSEDLGACAQFEASRNARNMMPSASCGVFPEFTLRKPSSETDIENWASKHFNKHTQGLFRRKVSIANMLAWSSEPIKKPMIVTSDRSVKKEAVDIFKLIQTYMGDRRSKVDPLCVALEVVVRGWSNQGLRDELYIQLCRQTTENFRYDSLERGWELMAICLAFFPPTPRFHNYLEGYICRHMDPLNDTKGVAISSYAKHCYRKLTKAALTGAKKGLQKPCLEEIQHARNAIFSPSMFGSSLEEVMALQRERYPDHQLPWVQTRLSEEVLGLNGDQTEGIFRVPGDIDEVNALKLQVDQWKIPTGLEDPHIPASLLKFWYRELEEPLIPHEFYDECVKNYDNAEAAVQVVLGLPHINKLVLCYLIRFLQVFAQPSNVSVTKMDVNNLAMVMAPNCLRCQSDDPRVIFENTRKEMSFIRLLIHTLDTGFMDAIL, translated from the exons ATGGCCGAGAG GTTGGAGTGGGTGGAGATCATCGAGCCGCGCACGCGCGAGCGCATGTACGCCAACCTGCTGACGGGCGAGTGCGTGTGGGACCCGCCGCCGGGCGTGCGCATCAAGCGCACCGGCGACAACCAGTGGTGGGAGCTGTTCGACCCCAACACCTCGCGCTTCTACTACTACAACGCCTCCACGCAGCGCACCGTCTGGCACCGCCCGCAAGGCTGCGACATCATCCCGCTGGCCAAGCTGCAGACGCTCAAGCAGCACACCGACGCCGCCAGCCCGCGCCACGCCTCTGCCGCCGCCACCAGCGGAGGGGCGTCGGCCGACAACAGCCCCGGACGCAACAGCGGGGTCAGCCGGGAGGGGAGCACCTCGTCCTCCCTGGACCAGGAAGGGACGGACAAGCAGGCCGGGAAAGACGAAGCCGAGCG GACGTCCCCGTTCAGGTGGAACACGGGCACGAAGGAGCGCATGCTGATCAAGGTGACGGACCGCGAGCCCAGCTTCCTGTCCCACCAGGGTAACGGTTACTCCCCGTGCGACCCGCCCACGCCGGGGGCCCTGTCGGGCGGCGGCACGGCCGCGCGCAGCCGGCGTTCCTCCGGGGGCGGCAACCCGGCGCCCTCGGAGCCCGACGCCGCCCCGCCGGCCCCGTATCCGGAGCGCCGGCATTCTCCCTTCCTGAAGCGCGCCGAGCTGGGCGGCTCCCAGCGCCGCCCCTCGGCCGACTCGCAGCCGTCGTCGCCGCGCTACGCCTACGAGCCGCCGCTCTACGAGGAGCCGCCCTCCGAGTACCAGCCGCCGCCCATCTACGAGGAGCCGCCCTCGGACGTCCACCTGTCGGATTCCTTCTACGGCGGCGGCAAGTCGCCCTCCCGCAAGACCTCGGTGCCCCTCTACCACTCGCCCAAGCAGTCCCCTTACGGCCAGCTGGTTCTGACCCGGCAAAAGTGTCCGGAGAAAACGCAGAGTCTGGAGTACAGTCCGGTGGGGAAGGAGTACGTCAAGCAGCTGGTGTACGTGGAGCAGTCGTCCTCAAGCCCTCGCTTCAAGACGGCTGACCGCCTGCTGCGCTACGGCACCACCGCCGGCGGATACGGCGGCTCCTACGGTGGCTCTTACACCCTGCAACACAGCCAGTCTCTGATTAGGGACCCCCGCCTGCTGCTGGACTACGGCGGAGAGGGCGGCGAGGGGGGCCAGCGGTTGCTTTACGAGGACTCCATATCCTGGTCGTCCAGCCAGACTCACTCGCTGTCCTCGTCCGGGCCCTTCTCCCCCGGCGGCAACCGCAAGCGCAAAAGCCGCAAGCCGTCGCTGCCCCAGGAGCTGGCCCGCTGCGGGGCCGCCGCCGATGGCGACTTCGGGGGCACGGCGTCGGAGGCCATGCTGGCGCAGGCCCGGCTGGCGTGGGAGGCGCAGCAGGTGATGAAGCAGCGCAGCAGCTGGGACTCGGGccagggcggcggcggcggcggcgcgcaGAGCTCCAAGGACGGCTACGAGAGCGACGGCGCCATGCCGCCCCCGCTGCCGGGGCCGGTGGTGCGGGCCTTCAGCGAGGACGAGGCGCTGGCGCAGAGCGACGGCCATCTCTGGAAGAGAAGCACCTTCGAGCGCCTGGGATTCCCTCAAGCGCTGCTGGAGAAGAGTCTGTCCATGCAGACCAGCCTGGCCTCGCCCGAGACGTATCTCCACCCATCACAG TCGGAGGATCTGGGAGCCTGCGCCCAGTTTGAGGCCAGTCGCAACGCCAGGAACATGATGCCGAGCGCCAGCTGCGGCGTTTTCCCCGAATTCACCCTAAGGAAGCCGTCCTCCGAGACCGACATCGAGAACTGGGCGTCCAAGCACTTCAACAAACACACGCAG GGTCTGTTCAGGAGGAAGGTGTCCATCGCCAACATGCTGGCGTGGAGCAGCGAGCCCATCAAGAAGCCGATGATCGTCACGTCGGACCGCAGCGTCAAGAAGGAGGCGGTGGACATCTTCAAGCTCATCCAGACCTACATGGGCGATCGCCGCAGCAAAGTCGACCCGCTCTGCGTCGCCCTCGAG GTGGTGGTACGCGGGTGGAGCAACCAGGGCCTGCGTGACGAGCTGTACATCCAGCTGTGCCGGCAGACGACGGAGAACTTCCGCTACGACAGCCTGGAGCGCGGCTGGGAGCTGATGGCCATCTGCCTGGCCTTCTTCCCGCCCACGCCGCGTTTCCACAACTACTTGGAAGGTTACATCTGCAGACACATGGACCCACTCAACGACACCAAGG GAGTGGCTATAAGCAGCTACGCGAAACATTGCTACAGGAAGCTAACCAAGGCAGCGCTCACCGGAGCCAAGAAG GGTCTTCAGAAGCCGTGCCTGGAGGAGATCCAGCACGCCCGCAACGCCATCTTCAGCCCGTCCATGTTCGGCTCCTCCCTGGAGGAGGTCATGGCCCTGCAGAGGGAGCGCTACCCGGACCACCAGCTGCCCTGGGTCCAGACCCGCCTGTCCGAGGAGGTCCTGGGCCTCAACGGGGACCAGACGGAGGGCATCTTCAG GGTTCCGGGAGACATCGATGAGGTGAACGCTCTCAAGCTTCAAGTGGACCAGTGGAAAATCCCCACGGGACTGGAAGACCCTCACATTCCAG CGTCGCTGCTGAAGTTTTGGTACCGCGAGCTGGAGGAGCCGCTCATCCCGCACGAGTTCTACGACGAGTGCGTCAAGAACTACGACAACGCCGAGGCCGCCGTCCAAGTGGTGCTGGGACTGCCGCACATCAACAAACTGGTGCTCTGCTACCTCATACGCTTCCTGCAG GTGTTCGCGCAGCCGTCCAACGTGTCGGTGACCAAGATGGACGTCAACAACCTGGCCATGGTGATGGCGCCCAACTGCCTGCGCTGCCAGTCGGACGACCCGCGCGTCATCTTCGAGAACACGCGCAAGGAGATGTCCTTCATCAGGCTCCTCATACACACGCTGGACACCGGCTTCATGGACGCCATCCTAtaa